GTCAGTATTAATACACATGTACCATAGTGAGCAACAATGATTAACATAATAATAAAGACACTTTCTTGACGATGAGACATGATTGTAATGTTTTCTGATTTTACTGTTACAAAAACGCATCACGCCTTTCTAGACAAGAATGTGTTATGTAACGTGTACCTCTAAATGGAGCGAAAGGGGGGCCACGAGCCCCGGAGGTGGGCGACTCCGTACGGTTGGTTTTTTTGAAAGCACCGGCCGTGCACTGCGAGCTGTCGACCAATCAGAAGTCAGCATTTTTCGCGCTGGTCGGCCTCACAGTTTGAGTTACCCGCAAAAGCCTTTTGATTCCACTTGAATGAAATCCTCCCATTTCCAGGATGGATTATAAGAGCACTTTTTCCAATTGACGACCGAGTGGACGTCCGGCAGGTAAACCGCTAGACGCTGTGTTTTGTCTTGTTGTCAAGACCGCGGATGGAAACCTTTGTGGACTTATTGAAGTGTACACTTGCCCGGGCCGACCATCCATTTTGGCGAGCTAGCCACAATGATAGCTAGCTGATGCTAACGCTGTTTCTGAATGAGCTTCGGTGGGTAGCGGGTTAGCATGTTCGAAGCTAGCTGTCATGGCGCCGACAAAAAAGACGATTCTAACCGGTAAATATTCCGGAGTTTATCAATCGTTTAACCAGAGGTATTGGACTGCGTGATAGTATAGTTTCCGGTAAACCAGGACCTCAGTTATTTCACATTAAGCCTTTATTTGGCGGGTTTTGTGTATTTGCTGGTTAGTAATGGCTGACGTCGGTGAGCAAAGTGTGGTTGAAGATAATAGATGACTTCTTGTCAATACACTATCTGCTTCATATGGTAGCAGTATAGCACATGGGTTATTATGACATGGTAAAGTTGGTCATTTTAAAGTACTATAGTTTCTAGAGAGGTAAGAAGTTTTAGGTTAGGGCGCTTGTTAACTAGGCAGTCGATCAAGGACTATACTTTTCCGCTGTTGAATGTCACTGTGTGTTGGAGAGGGTTGGCGACAGTAGCCTTTATATTCGTGGCTGTGTTCCAATAGGAGTTCGCGGACTTGTCAGCTGCTCCCATTTCCGCGGCTTTTTCAGCCAGTGATGCGCTGCTTCTCTTCGCCCTCATTGGGCATCGCTGCACACGGCGCCTGCCTCCTTACTCTTTCCATGCCCCTACCGCAGCCTGCTGCTAACTGCTAGGTCGTCCCTTCTCCAGGGGTAACTTGGAAGTGTCTGCGGTAATAGAGTAATTAAGTTATCCATCATGTTACTATGTATGCATGCTAGTAAGCATATggttaatgtctttttttttgttgccaaaaCCTACCTTTATTTGTTGCTTTTGTGTCATTTAGTCGCAGGTAAGCAGTGGGAACATTATGTGGCAGGTGTAGCTTTAATACTTTCTTTTAAAAAAGAGTgacatttttaacatgttaaacaTTTTGTGATGTGTGTCATTTGTCAGAGAGTGTACAAGCTGTTGAATGAAATGGACAGCAAAGGGAGCTCCCTGCCATTGATGCCCGAACCAGCCAACCCCGTAAGCATGAAGCAGCCGCCCGAGTCCCTCGCCGTGCACAAAGCTCGGGGGGACATTAGTGTGGACCCGTCAATGTTAATGGACCAAGCCGCCGCCCAGCTGGCCGCCACTTTGCAGGACAGCGTGCTCCAGAAGATGTCCAACCACACTCACAATAACCACGGCCACGAGACGCTCAAAGACCTCACCTCCCTCGTCCTCAACGGGGACCAGGACGCCATACCCAAGCTGTGCGCTGCAGAGACCCCCATCCTTAAAGGTGCTGAATCCCCACCTTCCAGTGGCACTCACCAGCTGACCTGCAGTCCGCACGGCGAGCCGGAACTGAAGGTAACCATACCCCAGGTGGTCCAGGCGCCTCTATTGGAGCCGTGCTCCGCCGGCGGGACTAGTTTGTCTGCCGGTGTTGAAGGTACGATGTCTGCACCGGAACAAAGACAGGAAGCAAAGAGGGGAAGGGGGAGGCCTTCCAAGCCTAAACCTCAACCCAGACTAGGTTCCTCTGGCGCACTTGAAGAGACACTCAGCATTGATCCTGTTTGCAAGGCAGGAGATGAGGTTGGTTTCTATAGGTTGTATTCTGTCACATGAGTTTTGAGCGGAAGTGAACAACCAAACTCACAGGGCTACTCTGCAGCAAACAGAATAcgcaaggggcctagatcttacCACTAAAGGCAGATACGAGCGAAAAATCAAACTATTAAATGGAATCTACACTCTTATTTTCTAAAAACAAAGATTTGTCGAgtggttgcatttcatgatttaacttcacACCTACAGCCTTGTTTGTTGCTGTTTACAAGTGCACCTTTTTTCCcaatttttatcaaaatattactaTAATTTCaatattgtgtatgtgctgaaagagtCTTTtgtgattgctgcctttggtaaaaacttaactcttttaggttttgatcacaattgatttattttatttagactcgCCGAGTTTGTGCTTTACGAAACACTTGTAgcaaatgtgtgtttttataaatacaaataatatcaggataagatttaaatggaaaatactgaatgttaaaagtgtatcaaacaaacctttaacaacaAACTTGTGCATTCTTTGACTCTGCTCCCTTAGGACTGGAGTGTGTGCTACTTTTCTCGTTGTCGTTTTGTAAAATCTAGCACACTTCCGCCCTTTCTAAAaaacctctcgaggaactctgaaaaaacgtttatccttttcgcGATTTGAACTATTCATACAGCCGAAAACAAACGCAAGGCATTTTTTTCTTTGAGAAAAGTTAAACAGCGCCTGGTACCCATTGAGACCAGAGTTAGCTTGACCACCATGCATATTTAGTGTGACGTGAGTAAAATCCAAGCAGTTGTTGCATTCAAGAGTAGCGCACAGTGGACGCCCTGAACTTTTCTATCTTCACGTAGCATTTTAGGATTGCTGATTGTCATGTACATGCAAAAAGTAGTTCTACTGCTGCAAGTAACTGTACTAGCACCTGTTACGCGAGCAGATGATGCTAACACGCAGGTTGCTTCCCAATTTTGAACGTGAGAAAAACGTTTCTTTCCCGTTGCAGCCTGTTGTCATCTGTCAGTCATTAGCGGACACCCCAAAAGTGTTTCCAATGCAGAGAAGATTCTCTGTAGGCGATGTGGTTTGGACTAAGGTGTCAGGATACCCATGGTGGCCCTGCATCGTGACCACAGACCCTGAATTCAACCATCACTTCAAACTCAACAGTGAGTTCCCCCTCTCGACTGTCTTAAAAGGCAACGTATTGAGTTTTTAAGCAGCTACCTCGACTACTCTGTGTTTGTTTGACAGGTAAAACTAGATCAGACCTcatttaccatgtacaatattttgGAGATGCCCCAGAGAGGggctacatttttgaaaaaaacatggtGTCCTTTGCTGGGGAGGACCAGTACCAAGAGCTCAGCCTGCACAACAACCAGCAGGCGTCCTGTGTCATCCACAAAGAGGTACCAAGGCTAGTAGAGGATGTTCAGTTGTGCAACATAGAGAACCTAAAGATCTTTAAAATTGTTAAACAAGGTTTcttatgtttttaaaatgttcattGAATGCAAGGTTCTACAATGTGGCACTCGTTGCATGATGCGTGAGTTAGCAGTTACCTTGTGTGTCCAGACACTTCAGACGGTGCCCCGTATGCTGCGGCCTCAGTGGAAGATGGGCGTGATCCAGGCCACGGAGGCCCTTGTCATGACACTAGATGACCGCTTAGCCACCTTTACCTTTGTGTACGATGACAGCGGTCCTCACCTGAATCCCTGCATCCTGGACAAGCTGAAGCCAGAACCAGGTATGGAGGCAGAGACCCGCTTGCTGCTGGGATCCTTGGCCCAGCTCACAGCAGCCTCCCAGTCCAGGGACGGCACTTTCATGGGGACCAACACGCAAACGACCGCGGTTAAGCAAGGAGAATGGCTTGATGGACTGCAAACACTCCCACAGGTTGGAAAATACTTCTTGTCAAGTTAATTAACAGTCTGATTGTCAACTTGGCCTTGAAAATATAAGTTAAAAAcattgtttatcaatcaatcaatcaatgtttacttatatagccctaaatcactagtgtctcaaagggctgcacagaccaccacgacatcctcggtaggcccacataagggcaaggaaaactcacatccagtgggacatcggtgacaataatgacccagtgggaagtcggtgacaatgatgactatgagaaccttagagaggaggaaagcaatggatgtcgagcgggtctaacatgatactgtgaaagttcaatccacaatggatccaacacagtcgcgagagtccagtccaaagcggatccaacacagcagcgagagtcccgttcacagcggagccagcaggaaaccatcccaagcggaggcggatcagcagcgcagagatgtccccagccgatacacaggcgagcagtacatggccaccggatcggaccggaccccctccacaagggagagtgggacatagaagaaaaagaaaagaaacggcagatcaactggtctaaaaagggagtctatttaaaggctagagtataaaaattagttttaaggtgagacttaaatgcttctactgaggtggcatcgcgaactgttactgggagggtattccagagtactggagcccgaacggaaaacgctctatagcccgcagactttttttgggctttgggaatcactaataagccggagtcctttgaacgcagattttttgccgggacatatggtacaatacaatcggcaagatagtttAGTTGCTTTTAGGGGTACACGATAAATATTGGACTGATAACTGTCAAGCCGATATGAGAAATGATAATGCTATACTCGGGCTGGTCGATTATTTGATTGTGATCAATGATCGCGACTAATGAAATGTTTGTTAGAAAATACTGCAGTTGTAAACAGCAGTAGTGAAGCATCGATGCTTGGTATAATCCTGTACGGAACAATCACCCTTTATCGACCATAatcatgtgtgtatatttttgtatgtttgcgtgtgtgtctgtgaaaATGTTTGTCAGTGTGTGCGCGACCTCCCGTTCCACCTCTGCAAAAGTCAGGTTCGTCTCAATGTAATGAATGTTCAATCAGCATTGTGCCTCTTCCCCTTACACAGTTAGAAGTTCAACCCagaataatacaataaataaatatatctaaCACAAGCAAGTTGAAACACAACATTGAGAAGGATTAGCAACTTTAGTGACAGACTTTAGTCTCACTGTAGCACACAGTAATCCTGCCCTGAATGTGGTCTCGTAGGCAACCAGGCACAGAATGTCTTTGTGACTGAACTACTGTATTGGTCGCGACTGGGAGAATAAACTCACCCGCTAATTTAATCACAAAAGGGCATTTTAATATCTAAATATTTTTAATCCGTTGTTTTGTTCATGTGTCTGCAAAGATTCAACTCCTCTGatataaaatgtacaaaaaaaaatttgcagGCAGACACTTTGTGTTCAAATCAGTTTTGAGTTTgtggataaaaacatttttgttcctAAACTaatcataaactttgtttgatgtgttggtacacattattttacagtacccCAAattcaaaatgtacaaaccccctttccatttgagttgggaaattgtgttagatgtaaatataaacggaatacaatgatttgcaaatacttttcaacccatattcagttgaatgcactacaaagacaagatgttagatgttcaaactcataaactttatttttttggcaaataataattaacttagaatttcatggctgcaacacgtgccaaagtagttgggaaaagacatgttcaccactgtgttacatcaccttttcttttatcaacactcaataaacgtttgggaactgaggaaactaattgtttaagctttgaaagtggaattctttcccattcttgctttatgtagagcttcagtcgttcaacagtccggggtctccgctgttgtattttacgcttcataatgcgccacacattttcgatgggagacaggtctggactgcaggcaggccaggaaagtacccgcacgcttACTACGAAGCAacattgttgtaacacgtggcttggcattatcttgctgaaataaacaggtgtgtccatgataacgttgcttggatgacaacatatgttgctccaaaacctgtatggaccattcagcattaatggtgcgttcacagatggttacctatgccttgggcacgaatacacacccataccatcacagatgctggcttttgaactttgcgcctacaacaatccggatggttattttcctgtttgtttcggaggacaccacgtccatagtttactaatataatttgaaatgtggactcgtcagaccacagaacacttttccactttgcatcagtccatcgtagatgagctcgggcccaacgaagccggcggtgtttctgggtgttgttgataaatgggttttgctttgcatagtagagttttaacttgcacctacagatgtagcgaccaactgtagttactgacagtggttttatgaagtgttcctgagcccatgtggtgatatcttttaaacactgatgttggtttttgatgcagtaccgcctgagggatcagaggTCCATAATATtgtcgtttacgtgcagtgatttatccagattctctgaaccttttgattactttacggaccgtggatggtaaaatccctaaattccttgcaatagctcgttgagaaatgttgttctaaaactgtccgacattttgcttacaaagtggtgactttcgccccacccttgtttgtgaattacttgggcattttatggaagctgcttttatacccaatcatggcacccacctgttcctaattagcctgcacacctgtgggatgttccaaataagtgtttgatgagcattcctaaactttatcagtatttattgcaacctttcccaacttctttgtcacgtgttgctggcatcaaattctatagataatgattatttgtacaaaaaaaaatgcttatcagattgaacatcaaatatgttgtctttgtagcatattcaactgaatatgggttgaaaatgatttgcaaatcattgtattccgtttatatttacatctaacacaatttcccaacttttatcaaACATAAGCTACAGTaactgagttaaaaaaaaatctgggttGCCGTTTGCCACAGCAttggtgagaagcactgatgtatacaaaTAATTAACGagtacaaataataatttaccattTAAAAGTGTTGTTTAGTAAATGTTCACTTGAAATAATAGGCTTATAGTGGTCACTAAACCAATTATACTTTTACTGCAGAATGTTTGTGATGACTACCAAAAAAACCAAAATAACtttaagagaaaaaaaagttgttttatttaCACCCCTCATAAAACATTCCAAAAACGAAGCAAAACCATGGCCCTAAAACCAGTTAGACCGTAGCGTAGGTTACCTTTACTTTTGCACCTTTagtaaacacaaatatatatatatggacaaaaTGACAGTTGTGCATATATTACCTCCATCAAACATTGCGGTAATGTCTATTACAAGATACTGCAGTCATAAAGACAAGGGATGCAACACTACTCAGTATAATTCTGCACGGGACAATCcacctttaattaaaaaaaaaatcccatgaaattataaaattgtgatttaaaaaaaaaaaaaaattccatttcgCCCGGACctattcaaaaaataatttacacaCTCCAGTGAGGTGAAATTTCACGAAAGTGGGTTAAGAAAAATGGTGTAGATTGTGTGGGACTTCTTTCCTGTTTTGTAGgaaatctacatttaaaaaatagttgCTATAAAGAAGTtttctgtatttgtattgaaAAGTAGAACATTTGTCgatcagttttaaaaaaaattgtgaatccAAGTTGTTGCAACAACTGAGCCCTCCTGCTGTGTTGCCTTATTCTGTGGTAGACAAGCTGTGCTAAAAAGTAGCACAAAATATATTTGTGTCGGTCCTAATTTATTAATGGCAGGTCaccataaataaaaatgaatgttcATACGACCGTGCTCGTAcacatagattggtcagatctagtctggatCTGCCCAGCCGAAGTCTCTAAGCGGGAACTGATGAAGCCTTCCTgatgagaggcaaaacgtcttccaagacaaaccaaacagtctagTTGCGATCGACTGATTACCCGGAGATGACAAtgaactggatgaatgagaacattcatagacaacgTACAGACGATGATTTATTTTGAATATCAGAGGTTGTTGGGCAACACGTCACATGTGCCGTCCAATCCAGGCACAGCTTCATGCACACAATTAACAAAGAGCACATTTTGATCTGCTGACACAATTGCAAGTATACTTGATAACCTTGCCTTACTTACTGGTAATCTCCTTCAAACTTTTGGTCTGGACCAGAGTACATGTGTGAAGGCACACTTGTACACTTTTACTCTGGTCCGGAAGGCAACAATCACTCTGCCACTTACAGTAAACGCCTGAATGATTTACGTCATAGGATCACATGGTGCTGGGATCAGTCGTACATCTCAAGAAGAAGCGAAGGCCCAGACAACCTCACCCCCGTTTACAGACAAACAGGAGAAAAAAACCAGCCAACAGAACCAAAGTGGCAGATGGTTCACTTTCAGGTTCAGCTCCAGGTCAGTAGAAAAATTCATTCAGAAACAtagtttgttttattaaatatattgtttttacaGAACAGCATCGTTTCATGCATAGGAGCACTGTCATTAAGTCAAAAATATTCATTTTGAATAATGGGTTACTTTTTAGTCTAGACATGGGTGTCGTTTACATTTTAACCGATACCAGTACCAAATTGGTACTTTTTAAAACAGTGAAGATACGTCCAAaccagtaccgtattttccgcactataaggcgcaccggattataaggcgcaccgttcATGAATGGCCTAttgtaaaactttgttcatatataaggcgcaccgcattacaaggcgcatagaatagatgctacattagaggctggggttacgttatgcatcctttagatggagctgcgctaaaagGAATGTAAATAAAACAGTCAGATCAGTCAAaatttattaatagattacaaaccagtgttctgacaactccgttcactcccaaaatgaataaacagctgttttattatttcccccgattcaataaacacgtaaaaaacagtctgatactgtacggtaaatcaaacgttagtgcaatcacaatatagtaacacttgaaatagtgcaaagcaataatacatcaataactcaacgttgctcaaacggtaatggtcacacaacacacaaaataaacacgtaATGCTCACTtcattaagttattcctcatccacgaatcccttaAATTCTTCTTTTTCggtgtttaaaataaaaaagttgggcgaatacggcatctaACACGTCTCGTCGAAGTTGTCATTAAACGAGTccgtgtcgctgctgttaatgttaaattctgtcgctgctgctctattctcCTGTTCTAccgtgtgactgatcgccttgagtttaaactctgcgtcgtaagcgtgtctcttaataggagctattttggggtctttacGTAAACACacaaacggcacgcctcccgcagtcatatatcccagcatgcaccgcgcgcttattcttctacgagggaaaaggaagttggcggctgcttaccgtagtcgcgagacctccatccatccattctctaccgcttattgtggatcaatattggtccatatataaggtgcaccggattataaggcgcactgtcagcttttgagaacatttgaggtttttaggtgcgccttacagtgcggaaaatacggtacttaaaaaTTGGAAAACATGCaaatttgggtaaaaaaaaaaagccttttagtTTTTGGGATTTGTGTGACATTTTAGTTGAACAGGCTAGAAATTCAAGTACTTCAAAAATATAGGTAAAAGAAGTGCATTCAAACATTAGAAATATAACCCGCAACAAATTGTCATAGTTATTGGACAAAACCAGCAGCAATACAGAACATGATTGTGCAAACAACCAACTAATTGGTGTTGCATAGTGTAATTGTAATAATTTTGAGGTTTTGTGAATGTACCTTGTTCACTGTAACCGTCATTGGTGCATAATAAGGAAGTGCTGTGTTGTTGTGGTTACGGCCTAGTTCTGCAGCGCAAGCGGCGTTATGAAGGCTGCTGTTGGTGGGTTAAAGTCAGCAATAAAGTTTAAGAAGAGCGTCAAACTGTGTGCTTATGTCGAAacgctacattacttacaatatatttatTTCACAATATCCCCGCCAAGCACTTGTTGCAGGTGGCTGAGTCTGCAATCATTTAGAACCAAAATGAGGCAATGATAGCTGCTACTCTTTGAAAGGATTGTTCTGGTTACTACCGTTTCTGTTGGCACCCGTGCTAGTACTGAACCGGGTTTGGGTAAACCTTTTCTATTTACTTACTGCTTTGATGAAAACATGTGAAATGTAACTGGAGGAGTGATTTCACTACAGCTCTGCTGTGGGCAAGCAAGACATTCATTTGTGAAATTCTACTGTAGCGGAGCTATCTCACCCAAGTCTGTCACGATGCGCTtatgcatatttgtgtgtttgtgtctttaaACCCCACACCTCCAAAGCTGTCAACCAGGGGTTATTCAACTGGCCACTGCACAGAATGCTGACACTTAGGAATATCAGGCATGTGAAATGTCTGCAAAAAAGCAGAAATCATTCACAAACTATCACTTCcgtgtttttttaatgaaatatcaaAGAAGTAGGATCCAAACAAAAATTTTTTGAACGCTCGCCTCAGCCTTAGGTACTCGCTGTTAATCTTTGCCGAAACGCCACACTGAATTGCAGGACCGGGAGACGATCGGGGGTGCCGAAACAAACTGGCTGTTTAGCTTTATCAAGTTAGCTTACTTGTCACGTGTGTTCGCTCGCCAAGCCACAACGTCAACGGGTTTTGACTTTGCTGCTAATCCTATTTGGGTGATTAGGATCCGAACACTGTTAGTTCCGAACCATAAAAGAAGGTATATTTATACGTGACGGCTGTAAACATAGGTCAAAACACCGGAAGTTTATTTTACCCGAGTGGTCGTGGCTACTGGATATTGTTGCCAAAAGGGGAAACGTTTTGAGTTATTTGCATGCATGTTAAagaattttacattacattttcaatgataataatgattattaactatttataaaaagcaaaataaaaaaaaatcttggtACCTTACATAAtacatgtaagtgtcaaaaaaacagccaaaagaggttggtagatgaCAATAAATCTAAAGGTAAAATGTAGTGTAAAGATGCACCTATTTGAAGGAAATGGAGTCttgattttcaaaatgttctttCGGGGCTTGTCAGCACTTTGTGTCGATATAAATGTTCTTCTTTTTCGTCAGTTTTCCTCTGGAATATACAAATTAAGAATTCCCCCACCCTCGGTCTTTGGGTTTCTAGAAACGTGGCCCCCAAAACTATTGAATTGCCTTGCTGTAAGGTCTAGGAAACATTTAATGGGGTTTTGAATGTAACACTGTGTGGTTTTAGCAAAGAGAAGATCGAAGCAGATAAGGACAACTGCGTTAGACGTGAACAAAAATCAGCAGCCCAAAAGGAGGCGAAAAAATGTGAGTTTTTACACCATCTTCTGGGCTTTTGTTGTAAATATATCATCAGTGCAATGAGCTGGGGAATGAACATTAAATCACATATGTCAACAGTCCGTGTCAGAGGGAGCTGATGATAAGCCGAAGAAGAGGAGGCGGAAGATTGAAAAAGAAGTAAAAACGTCTAACGTGCCTCTTGCAGGTAAACGACAATCATTCCATCAACAGGTGGATTTTGCTTAGCAATCAAAATGTCCCTCTCGCTCAGATGTCCACGAAGCAGAGAAACAAAAGCGGCCGAGAAAGCAAGTGCAGAATGGAGAGAATCCCAGCGAAGCCTCTAAGGCGAAAAAGAGGCGCTTGTCACTGTGCCCCGAACTTGAGGTGAGACCTTGTCCAGTTGGGGGAATGTGGCGTCCCGCGGAGATGAACTTGTCTATCCTCACTGTGTAGGGCTCTGGAAGTGAAGGATGTCCTGATTCTCCAAGTGACAGCCTGGACGGGATGAAGAAGGGCGATCGCAAGAAGGAGTTTGTCTGCCAGGTGGGTGTTTTACTCGAGAAACAGTTTCATCACataactgagttttttttttttatacatgggTTCTCTGCAGGTGTGTGAGCAGGCCGGCGAGGACCTGTTGCCGTGTGAAGGCCAGTGCTGTGGGATGTTTCACACCCGCTGCCTGAGTGAAAACTTCAAATCAGACGACAAGCTTGTGTGTCAGGAGTGCAGCACATGTAAGCACATCCTCAACTGTAAACACATTACGTAGTTGTATTGCCCTGTTCAAGTGTTTCTCCTTCATTTCCCTGCCAGGTGCCCACTCGTGTTTCACTTGTAAGCGCTCAGACGGCGAGGTGCGTCGCTGCCACGTGGCCAACTGTGGCAAATTTTACCATGACGCGTGTGCTCGCCTTAGCCCCCTCACTGTGTTCGACAACAAGGGCTTCCGCTGCCCGCTGCACACCTGCCTCAGCTGCCACTATGGCTCCAGCACGCAGCATAAGTCCACTAAAGGTAAGGCGCTCTGGGCCGCAGCACTGTTGCCGCACTTGGCACACGCTCTTAACTAACACGTGCCCTGCTTGTGTGCTGCAGGTCGGCTGATGCGTTGCCTGCGCTGCCCCGTCGCCTACCACGTCGGCGATTTGTGCGTCGCCGCAGGCAGCGAGATGGTCACCAGCACAGCCATCGTCTGCACCAACCACTTCCATGCCAAGAAAGGCTACAGCCACCACAGTCACGTCAATGTCAGCTGGTGCTTTGTCTGCTCCAAAGGTAAAGCTTTGTTCAAAACCCTTTCTATAAGGTTCCGCACAATCTGAGTCGTACGAAAACCAAAGCGATTTTATTTCCCATAACATGATGCAAATCCAGTTACTCTTGTTGGGTTGTACTGTATAAGGCCTCGATTTTTAGCTTTTTAAggtcaagtgttgccttaaaggagggctcatattttagggcagtggttctcaaccttttttcagtgatgtaccccctgtgaacatttttttaattcaagtatcccctaatcagagcaaagcatttttggttgaaaaaaagagataaagaaatagaatacagcactatgtcatcagtttctgatttattaaattgtataacattgcaaaatattgctcatttttagtggtctttcttaaactaaaatatgtaaaaaaaacttcaattataaataaagatttctacacctagaagtaatcatcaacttaaagtgccctctttggggattataatagagatccatctggattcatcaacttcattctaaacatttcttcacaaaaaaataaatctttatggaac
The sequence above is drawn from the Nerophis ophidion isolate RoL-2023_Sa linkage group LG03, RoL_Noph_v1.0, whole genome shotgun sequence genome and encodes:
- the nsd2 gene encoding histone-lysine N-methyltransferase NSD2 isoform X1; translated protein: MDSKGSSLPLMPEPANPVSMKQPPESLAVHKARGDISVDPSMLMDQAAAQLAATLQDSVLQKMSNHTHNNHGHETLKDLTSLVLNGDQDAIPKLCAAETPILKGAESPPSSGTHQLTCSPHGEPELKVTIPQVVQAPLLEPCSAGGTSLSAGVEGTMSAPEQRQEAKRGRGRPSKPKPQPRLGSSGALEETLSIDPVCKAGDEPVVICQSLADTPKVFPMQRRFSVGDVVWTKVSGYPWWPCIVTTDPEFNHHFKLNSKTRSDLIYHVQYFGDAPERGYIFEKNMVSFAGEDQYQELSLHNNQQASCVIHKETLQTVPRMLRPQWKMGVIQATEALVMTLDDRLATFTFVYDDSGPHLNPCILDKLKPEPGMEAETRLLLGSLAQLTAASQSRDGTFMGTNTQTTAVKQGEWLDGLQTLPQDHMVLGSVVHLKKKRRPRQPHPRLQTNRRKKPANRTKVADGSLSGSAPAKRRSKQIRTTALDVNKNQQPKRRRKNSVSEGADDKPKKRRRKIEKEVKTSNVPLADVHEAEKQKRPRKQVQNGENPSEASKAKKRRLSLCPELEGSGSEGCPDSPSDSLDGMKKGDRKKEFVCQVCEQAGEDLLPCEGQCCGMFHTRCLSENFKSDDKLVCQECSTCAHSCFTCKRSDGEVRRCHVANCGKFYHDACARLSPLTVFDNKGFRCPLHTCLSCHYGSSTQHKSTKGRLMRCLRCPVAYHVGDLCVAAGSEMVTSTAIVCTNHFHAKKGYSHHSHVNVSWCFVCSKGGQLLCCESCPAAFHPDCLNIAMPDGSWFCNDCRAGKKPKYRDIIWVKLGTYRWWPAEIQHPRNIPTNIQHLRHEIGEFPVFFFGSKDYFWTHQGRVFPYMEGDRGSKYQRTGIGKVFKTALMEAEAQFKSMKMKLEAKEAQAQNRKPPPYKSIKVNKPVGKVQVYAADIAEIPKCNCKPSVDRPCGFESECLNRMLQYECHPQVCPSGQRCCNQDFTKRRYPETKIIKTPGKGWGLISLRDIKKGEFVNEYIGELVDEDECRARIKYAHENNITDFYMLTIDKDRIIDAGPKGNFSRFMNHSCQPNCETQKWTVNGDTRVGLFAVCDIPSGTELTFNYNLDCLGNEKTVCRCGAPNCSGFLGDRPKVKNSSGAAADPKGKRLKRKCRKRRAEGKKSDDECFRCGDGGQLVICGKKTCTKAFHLSCLNLSKRPFGRWDCPWHHCDVCGKNSDAFCQLCPNSFCKAHQEGALRPCPPTGQLCCMEHDEQEARLKLDQAAATLSAKAGRACGGEAKGKRSRRKAAEA